The bacterium nucleotide sequence GTTGGGGTCGCCGCGGGCGATGCCATGGGTATGCCCTCTTCGATGATGAGTCCGGAAACGATACAGAATACCTTCGGCCACATTGATACCTTTCTGCCCGCACCACCCGGCCACCTTCTGCATCATGGCATGGCCGCCGCTACGGTGACCGATGATACCCAGCAAACCCTCCTGATTGCCGACTCGATCATCGCCAAAGGCGATATCTATCCGGAAGATATCGCGCAACGCCTGATCCGGTGGGGAGAGGAAATCCGTGCTTTCGACTCCATGGCGGTCGGCCCCAGCTCGCTCAGGGCCTTGTATGCCATCAAGTCAGGAAAATCTATCTATGAAGCGGGCCGGGCCGGAGATACCAACGGCGCGGTGATGCGCATCGCTCCGGTAGGGCTTCTGGGTTTCGGGAACCGGGATAAAACCCTGGATCTGGTCAGACGGGTCTGCATCCCGACCCATAACACCAATATTGCCATCGCCGGCGCAGCCGCGGTCGCCATGGCCATCGGTTTGGCGTTGCAGGGGGAGCAGGATGTCGAGACCCTGATCAAAAGTTCAATCGAGATCATCGAACCGGCGATGAAGCTGGGAAATATCTGGTACAGCGCCTCCATTCATGACCGGGCCAATCTGGCGCTGGATATTGTCACCCGGGCCCAAGATCGCGCTGAAGCGATGAGCAGGCTCTACCGGGTCATCGGGGCCGGCGTACAGATTTCAGAGACCGTTCCAACCTGTCTGGCCTTGACCAGACTCGTCGACGGCGATCCGGTGCAGGGCGTGATTGCCGCCGCCAATCTAGGGGGAGACTGCGATACCATCGGCGCCATCACCGGTGGCATATGCGGCGCGATAAAGGGAATTGACGCCTTCCCCGACGACTGGGTTGAGCAGTTGAGTGGGACCAATAACATTGATTTTGACTGGTATACAGGACAGCTTTACCACCTCATTACGGGTAAGGAGTAACTATGATTCGCAAATCCTTCTGCCTTTGGTTCGGGATCCTGATCATGGTGGCAATCCTCAGCAACGCCCAGAGTCAGGATGCGAAAGAGAAAGAAAAATCGACCTCAGAAGTTGCTTTGACTAAAGAAGATTTTATCAAAAACAATTGCGAGAACGTCGGCGATGCGCTGCAGACGATTTCCGGCGTTTACATCAACGCCGAGGGCGAGATTTCGCTGCGGGACGTCAGTGCATCCAAGGTCGTCGTTATCATGGATGGACAGCGGTTGAACACCCCGGGCTCAACCAGCGTCAATATTGCCTCCTTGCCGATTCAGAATGTGGAGAAAATCGAACTGCTGCGCGGCGGACGCTCGGCCCAATACGGCGCGGATGCCGTGGGCGGCGTGATCCTGATCACCACGAAAGGCCAGGAGGAGAGTCAGAAAGCCTTGAACCTCAGTGCCAAAGGATCTTTCGGCTCATACAACCGGCAAATCTATAATGTCACCGAATCGTATGGTAAGAAGAATCTCAACTCCTTTGTCTCTTACCAGCGCGAGACCTGGGATGGCAATTTTACCTACGACGACTATTACGGCGTCAGGCAAACCCTGATCAACAATAAACAATCCTCCCATAATATCTTCGGGAAGGTCGGCTACAGTCTCGATCAGAATCAGCAGCTCAGCACCTCGGCGAACTGGTACTATGCGGATAACGGCACACCCGGCATGATTGATAATCTCACCCCCAAGGCCCGTTTGCGCCTGGACAACCGGTCCTATAACCTGACCTACGACAACAAGAAAACATTCAAGGATTTTTCGCTCAAAGCGCAAAGTTATTACCTGGATCTGGAGACTAAATTTGATAATCCGGATGCCTTTGGCGGTGCCGTGCACAGCGATCACAATAACTACGCGCTGGGACTCGAATTATCCCAGTCCGGTTCACTCGGTGCGAACCTCTCTCTGGACTACGGCTATTCCTTCCGCAACGATCGCATCAGAAGCACGGATGTGGGCAAAAAGCAGCGCAACACCAACAGCGGGCATATCGCCCTCACCGGTCATACCGAGCTTCCCGGCTGGCTTTATCTGACCGCTCTTGAAGCCTCGATAGCGGCACGCTATGATGCGCCGACCGATTTCCGGTCCGCTACCAGTCCGAGGTTCAGTGCGTCGCTGTCCCACAAGGGCGAGGTTGCTGTTTCGCTGACGGGGCATGTCGCCCAATCGTATAAGGCGCCTTCCTTCAATGACTTGTACTGGCCGCAGGATGCCTTTGCCGTCGGTAATCCGGATCTGGTCCCGGAAGACGGCTTCAATTATGACATCGGGATCTCCTCCAATTATAAAGCCTTGTCCCTTGCAGCCAATTATTTCAGAAATGATATCAATAACCTGATTCTCTGGGAACAGGACCCGGCCTTGAATAATCTCTGGACGCCGAAAAATATTTCGAAATCAAATACCTACGGTATTGAGACCTCCATGAATCTGGATTTATGGAACCGCATGATTTCATTGAATTCCGAATACACCTACATGAAAGCCTTGGACAAGGGGCCGGATCCCAGCCGGCATAACCGCTATATCATCTACCGTCCCAAAAACAAACTGGATCTCACCGGCACGCTGCGGCTCTGGAAGATGGAATGGAATACGATTTATCATTATAAAGGCTTGCGTTTTACCAATGCGGCCAATACCAATTGGCTTCCGGCCTATCATACCATCGATACCAATCTGACCTACAAATTCGGTTTCAGTAACCTGCAGTGGGTCACTATTTTTGAAATGAGCAATTTGACGGATGAAAGCTTTATGCAGGTGTTGGGGACGGCTGAACCCGGGCGGATGTTCAAGATTTCTTTGGGTGCCAATTTTTAAGTAAAGCAAGATAATGAAAATCAGAATTATACCCATACTGTTCGTTTTGTTTTTTGTCCTGCCGGCTGTGGTATCGGCCGGCACAGGGCAGATAAAGGGGACGGTCTGCAATGAAGCCACGAACGAACCTCTGCCCGCGGCCAATGTCTATCTGAAAAACACCCATGTGGGCTGTGTGACGGACAAACAGGGCGGTTTTCTGATCGATCAGATACCGGCCGGCGAGTATATCCTGGTGGTCGAATATGTGGGCTATCTCGATGATTCGAGAACGGTCCGGGTAAATGACGGTACGACGCTGGCGCTCCAGATCAAGCTGAAACCGACGCTGTACCATTTTAATGATCCGATTACGGTGACGGCAACCCGCGGCGTCTCGCTTGCTTCGGAGGTCCCAGCCTCCGTGAATATCGTCAATGCCAAAGAGATGGAGGCCCGCTTATCCAGCAACGCGGCAGAGGCGCTGCAGAGCACCCAGGGCATTACCATCAAGGATTATGGCGGTCTGGCCGGCATGAAGACCGTCTCCCTGCGCGGCTCCAGCTCCGAGCAGGTGCTGGTGCTGCTCGACGGACAACGCATCAATAACCCCCAGACCGGCCAGGTCGATCTGGGGCAGATCCCTCTGGAAGGCATCAAACAGATTGAAGTGGTGCGCGGCGGGAACTCGGCCCTCTACGGCGCCGATGCCGTCGGCGGCGTCATCAATCTGATCACCGATGACGGCAGCCATAGCAAACCCGGCGCCTCAGGGTCTGTCAAAATGACCGGCGCTTCCTTCCAGACCTATGGTGTGGAGTCCTTTTTCAAATACCTTTACAACCAATGGCAGGTGCAGTCCTCCATCGATATCCTCTCTTCCAAAGGCGATTTCCCCTACCAGGACAACTATGGCGTCTCCCGGACCCGGAAAAATGCGGATGTGTTTTCGAAGGATTTCTATGCCAAAGTTGTCCGGAATTTCGGCCGTGTCGAATCCAACCGCAAACTTGATTTAAGCTTTAAATGGTACGATGCCGAGCGGGGAGCGCCGGGCACAATCGAGCCCTATTACTATCATGCCCGTCAATGGGACAGCAATCGTCTCTTCAACCTGTTGTTCACCAGCAAGGTATTCAACTATCTGAATGACCTGCGCATCCAGACCTATTACTATGATAACTGGAATAAATACAAGAATGATGAAAGCCTGACGCCGATACGGTCGGAATTCCGGGCCAAAACCGCCGGTTCGGAACTCCAGATGGAGAGCATACTTAAAACCTATTGCTCCCTGACCTACGGCCTTGGCTTCCGCATCGATTATATGACCGATTATGAAGCGGGTACGGACAGGCAGCGCTTGAACTACTATCTGTTTTTGCTGAATCAGAGCACCTTCCGCATCGACCGGCGCTGGCTCAAGTCGGTGGTGCTCGTGCCATCACTGCGCTACGACAACAATTCGGATTATTCGGATAATTTTTCACCCAAAGCCGGCGTGGTGATCAACATCGGCGAAAACTGGAAGACCTCCATCAAGGGCAATATCGGCTACAGCTACCGGGCGCCGACTTTCAATGATCTCTACTGGCCGGAAGATGCCTGGACCAAGGGCAACAGCGCATTGAAGCCGGAACACGGCTACGACTGGGACAGCGGCCTCCGGCTGCAGATTCCGCTTCTGAATGGCATCTCGCTGGAGTCCACCTATTTTCAAAATCGCATGGTGGACCTGATCATCTGGGCGCAAAATGATCAGGCGCTGTGGATGCCCGATAATGTGGACCGGTCGCTGATCCGCGGAGTGGAAAACTCGATTTCCTTCAGCCCTGTCAAAAGATACTGGCAGCTTGGCGGCAATTACACCTATCTGGATGCGCGTAACCTCTCGGGTAACGCCCTGGAAAAAAACAAACTCCTGGTGTATCGCCCCAAACATACCTTGAACCTCTTTTCCGATTTTACCCTGGATGCGTTTTCTGTCAATTACCAGTTTCAGTTCATCAGCCGGCGGTTTGCTGACAAAACGAACTATTGGGAGAATTCACTTGAACCGTATACCCTCTCCACCGTGGGGTGTTCGTATAACTGGCGCATCGACCATCTTGGTTTGAATACTTCCCTGCAGGTGCGCAATCTTTTTAACACGGATTATCGAACCATCAAAAATATGCCGATGCCGGGACGTGAATATCGTTTCTCGGCAAAGCTAATAATAAACCAATAGTTAACTAACCTAAAAGGAGTGGTTATGAGACGGCTATCCGCTTTCTTGCTCATCCTGCCGGCGTTATCGTTCCTGATTTCGGCCTGCGAGGATGAACCGACCAAACCCAAGACGCCGGCAGTGTCCAAGGCGATCTATGTGCTTAACTCTGCCGCCACCAGCATCTCGGTGATCGATCTCACAGAAGACAAGGTCTATAACAATGTTCAGACGGTGGGCACCTGGCCCAATCAGCTGGTTTACCGGAATGGCTATCTCTACTGTGTCAATTCCGGCTCCAACAACATCATGAAATTCGACGTCAACAACTGGCAAGCCCAACCCCCTGTCGCCCTTGGCACCGGCAAGAACCCGATGAACATGGTTTTTTACAATAACCAGTATGCCTATGTCGCCTGCTCGATGTCGAATGAAGTCCTGCGCGTGGATATGACCAACAATACGGTGGTGAAAACCATCAAGGCGGGCGTCGGCGCGACCGGCATCGAAATCGCCAATAGCAAGGTCTATGTAACCAATACCGGATACGCCGGCTGGGGGAATCCCTACCTGACCGGCACGGTGACGGTTATCAATGCGGCCACCGGTGATTCCCTGAGAACCATCAAGGTCGGGACCAATCCGCAGTCGATTGCCGTGGCCAAGGATGGCAAACTGCATGTATCCTGCACAGGTGATTATGGCGCCATCCCCGGGGTAGTCAGTGTGATCGATCCTGCCACCGATACGGTTGTACAAACCGTGAATATCGGCGGCTCGCCGGGTTTGATCGCGCTGGCTCCGGATGCAAAACTCGGTTTCCTCTCCGTATGGGGCGCGGGTGCGCTGGTCTATAATACCTCCACCTATGCGGTGGTGAACGGGCCGGCCAGCATGTGGCTGGGCAAAGGCGGTTCCGGCATTCTGGTGGACACCGACGAGCATATCTGGCTCAGCGTTTGGGACGATGATCAGGTTGTTAAGGCCAAAACCGACGGGACGATTCTCGCTACCTACAATGTGGGCGACAGCCCGGCCGCGTTGGCGCAGAAAATCGACTAACGGACATGCAAAAGGGGATAGTTCTATCCCCTTTTTATTTATCTGGCATAGGAGTTCGCACGATGGAGTATCAGGTTCAGGATATTACCCTGGCTCCCCTGGGGCAGATCAAAATTGACTGGGTGGCCAAATGGATGAAGGTAGTCAACCAGATGGCCGGAAGGTTCGCATCAGAGGGCGTTTTCAAGGGTAAGACTATTGCGATATGCATTCATCTGGAAGCGAAAACCGCCTATCTGGCCCAGACGCTGCACCGTCTGGGGGCCGAAGTCTGGATTACCAGCAGCAATCCGCTTTCCACCAAGGATGATGTCTGCGCCGCCCTGGCTCGGAGCGGCGTCCATGTCTTTGCCCGGCACGGCGCCTCGATGGAGGAATATCACTCCTTTATCCGGGCGATCACCGCGGCAAAACCCCATGTCATTGTGGATGACGGCGGGGATATCTGCGAGTTCCTGCATGCAAATCCGGAATTTGCCGTCAACCTGAAGGGCATCTGCGAAGAAACGACCACCGGGGTGAACCGGGCCAAAAAGCTGGACCAGGCGGGTACCCTGCGCTACCCGGTCATCGGCATCAATGATGCCCTGTCCAAGTATCTGTTCGATAACCGCTATGGCACCGGGCAATCCACATGGACAGCGATCACCCACCTGACCAATCTCAGCGTTACCGGCAAAGTCGTCGTCATTATCGGGTACGGCTGGGTCGGCAGGGGACTGGCCATCCGCGCCAACGGGCTCGGCGCTGAGGTGATTGTGACCGAGATCAATCCATGGAAAGCCATGGAAGCGCGCATGGATGGCTTCCGCGTGATGCCCATCGCGGATGCCGCCGGACTGGGGGATTTTTTCATTACCGCCACAGGTGAGCGCTCCGTCCTGCGCTTCGAGCACATGGTCAAGATGAAGGATGGCGCGATGCTGGCCAATGCCGGCCATTTCGATTTCGAGATCGATGTGCCGGAGCTGGAACAGCATATTCCCGCCAAAAAACTGGTGCGCGAGGAAATCGAGGAATATGAGCTGCCCAATCATCACCATATCTATCTGCTGGCTCAAGGCGGAATCATCAATATAGCCGGCGGCCTCGGCCATCCAGTGGAAATTCTCGATCTCAGCTTTGGGCTGCAGCTGGCGTCGGTTCATTACGTACTCTCCTCGGACGGGCTGGAAGCGAAATTTTATCCCGTGCCCCAGAGCATCGATGAAACCATCATCCGCGCCAGAATGCAGGCGGATGGGATTGCCATCGACACACCGCGGTAAGGGAAAATAACCGGCGGAATTCCGGACTAGGTTACGCTGCACATGGCGATGAAGAACGCTAATCTCATTTCGTGCATGCCCAAGGTGGAGCTGCACCTCCACCTGGAAGGCGCCTTTACCCTGGAATTTCTACTGGCGCAGATCCAGACCTATGACCCCAGGCATGCGCCCCGCTCGCTGGCGGAACTGCGGCAGCGCTTTATCCTGCGGGACTTTGACCATTTTATCGAGACCTGGTTCTGGAAAAACCGCTTTTTCCGTTCGGCCCGGGATTTCGAACAATCGGTCTACCAGACCCTGGCCAGCCTGTCGCGGCAGAATGTGATCCACGTGGAGGCTTTCTTCTCGCCCTGGGATTTTGCGGCCAATGGCCTTGCGGCGCCGGAAATCATCGAGGCCACCATCGCCGGCAAACAGGCCGCCACACGGGATTTCGGCATCAGCTGTTACCTGATCGCTGATCTGGTCCGGGATCACGGTTATCAGACCGCCGACAGCCGGTTGAATGATGTGAAAACGTACCGCGATCATATCATCGCCATCGGCTTGGGCGGAAACGAGTCCCGCTACCCGACGCATCTCTTTGCCGATGTTTTTAAGATAGCCGGACGGAGCGGATTTCATCGCGTGGCGCATGCCGGGGAGGCGGCCGGGGCCGGCTCCATCCGTGAGGCCCTGGATCTGCTGCATGCCGAACGGATCGGCCATGGCATCGCCGCCGTGCAGGATGCGGAGCTGATGGCGGAACTGCGCGATCGCCAGATTCCTCTGGAGATATGCCCCACCAGCAATCTCATGACCCGAGTGGTGGACGACCTCGCGCACCACCCGGTCAGGCAACTGTACCAGGAGGGGCTGCTGGTGACCATCAATTCCGATGACCCGACCATGTTCAACAGCACCCTCACCAACGAGTACCAGCTCCTGCATGACCGGCTTGGGTTCAGCCTGAGCGATATACGGCAGCTGGTCATCAATGCGACACGAGCTTCATTCTTGTCCTCGGAAGAAAAGAAAAGAATAATGCAATTAATCGACCGTTTCTGGCAGCCGGTGAATCTTAACCAGGAAGCATAAGATGGAAAATCCAGTTGCAGCGATTCTTTTATCCGCCCTGTCGGGACTGAGCCTTGCCCTGATCGGCATCGCCTTCCGCATCGGGCAGTCCAGGAATATCGTCCCCCTGCATATCGCGACCAGCATCGGCCTCTGCGGGGCGCTCTTTTTCGGAGCCCAGATGGATTGGGGATTGCTCCAGGAAATCCCGCTTTTCATTTTTATCCTAGCCCTGCTGAATGCCGGTGGACAAATTCTGGCCATGGAACTGACCAAGGTCAGCCTGAAAAAAGGGCCGCTCTCCCCGGTGTGGTGCGCGCTCAACCTTAATTTTCTGGTGGTGATTATTTATTCCGGCATCGCCTTCCACGAGAATATTTCGCTCTACCAGGGGCTCGCCTTGCTGTTCGGCATTTCCAGCGTGATCGCCGCCGCCAATATCGGCAGCACGGGCAGCGGCGAGAATCGTGCCATGACCCTGCGGGACAAGGTGATCTATGGTTCGATCCTCTTCGTGATCCTGATCGCCAACAGTGTGGTCTTTTTGACGATCAAGGATCTCAGCACACGGCTGGTGCCCGGCAGGGAGATGACCTATCTGGCGGCCTATCTGCCGAACATCTATTTTATCCTCTATGCGGTCATGGCGGTGCTTTGCGGCGCGGTCGTGGCTTTCCAGAAGATCAAACCGCGCAGTGGTCTGGATCTGGTCAAGGTGGGATTGATGGCCGGCTGCGGCTCGATTGCGGGGTTGTTCCTGCTCAGCCTGTGCGCCCGTTACCCGGCGGCCCTGGTGTTCACCGTGAACGGGGCGGTCACCATTCTGGGCGGCAGCCTGGCTTCGGTCTTCTTTTTCGGCGAGGCGCGCAGCCGCGCCTGGTACCTGACGATCGGTACGGCCATCGTGGCCGTGATCCTGTCCAATTTTTCCCGGTAATTTCTTAATCTGACAGAGGCTGTATATGAAAAAACTATTCTCTTGTGGCGGCATCCTGGCTCTGGCCTTGACGCTGATGGCGTTCTCACTCTCCTGGAAAGGTCCCGATCGGCCCAAAATCGTGAGCTGTTCACCCACCTTGACCGAAATCGTCTACGAGCTTGGCGGGGGAGAGCAGGTGATCGGGGCGACCACTTTTTGTTACTTCCCGGAGCAGGTCATCAAGGATAAAGAGAGCGGCCGGGTTGCGGTTGTCGGGGATTATATCCATATTGATTATAAATTGGTAGACGCCCTCAAGCCGGATGTCATCCTGACCGACACCAACATGCAGCGCCATCATGCCGATACGCTGCGGACCCTCGGGTACCACGTGCTGCATTACGAGCCGAATCACCTGGAGGACGTGCTGGCTTGTATACAGGAGATCGGCAAGGCCATCGACCGGGAAGAGAACGCGGCCAAAATGGTGCAGAATATGCGCCAGGAATTCGCGGCGATCCGCCAGGTGAGTGAAACCCTGCCCAAGGTCAACGTTTACATGGAAATCAACCACATGGGACCCTGGACTTTCGGCAGCGACTCGCCGCTGCAGGACCTGATCGAGATTGCCGGGGGTAAAAACGTCTTTGGCGATACCACCACCGGCGTATTTTTGACCAACAACGCCGCCGTCGTCAAACGCAATCCCGACATTATTCTTTCTCCCATCTGGCTGGAGGCGGAATCGGGCGGCTGGAAAGGCATTACCCCGCTCGTCGAGATTTATACGCGGCCCGGCTATGGCGAAACCAATGCGGTCAAGCGCAGCCGTATTTTATACTATGATTCCGCTTTGATGAAGCACTTCGGCCCGCGCCAGGTCCTGGCGACCAAAAAACTCGCCTATCTGCTGCATCCGGATGTTTTCAGCAATCCCCCGGATACGATCCCCTGGGAGCTGGGATGGATCAAATAGGCGGGGCGAAGAGCAGGCCCATCCCATTGCCACCGGGATGGGCCGGTTCATGACCAGTTTTTTTCTTCCGTACTTCCCCCACTAAAGAAAGATTTCTTCCGGCTTCATGCGTATGAATTCTTCGATGGCGAGACCGTCTGCTCCAACCAGCCACTTTGTATCACGCTTGAACTGCCTGGCGAAAAAGGTTAGACCGGGCGGGCTCTCCTTGCGTTGGCCGTTCTTCACTTCGATAGCCGCGATTTTGGTGCCCTTGGCCGACACAAAATCGACCTCATGATTGCGCTCGTTCCAATAGTACAGCCGGTTGGACCTGCCGCGAGTGCGGTTGGCCAAATGTGCACCGGTGACGGACTCCGTGAGTCTCCTTCAACCGGCGCTGCCTTGAACAACCTCTAATAATCACTTAGGCCTGGAGATAGCCGTATTAGTCACACGATTCTAGGTGGACAGGCTCCGGTTTAATAAGGGGTGCAGGAATCTTATTAGCAGTGGTTTTCGAATTTCAGCAGGTGTCATTTTTCTTTTGATTTTCCGGCACTCCTGTGTATATTTCCTGCAAACAGGGGCTGATTTTAACTCGGGGATTCCTATGCCGCGTTCCTATCGCATCATTCTCGCCTTGGTTATTGGCACATCATTCATCCTGACAGCGACGATCTGGTGGCCATGGCTGCTGGACAGAATCAAGGCCAGCAAAGAGGAACTCTCGGCGGTACGGGCTCTGCTTGGCATCCTCGGTACTGTCATCAATGTCGTGACAGGGATTTATCTCTGGATTCGCTATGGCAAAACCAAGCCGTCCAGCCCGCCAGATCATCCGCAAAAAATTACAGTGGTCCATCAACATAAAGAACCCCGAACTCACGCACGTAAGGTTGCAGACCGCGAAGCCTATCTCAATGGATTGATGAAAAGCTGCTGCGATATCTTTCTCAGCGGCATCGACCCCCAATCGGCCGGCGATCCCGACGCCTATATCCACCTCGAAGCGGTCTATACCGCGCTCAACACCTTCGAGAGCGAGAATCTCGATTACAAGACGCTTGAGGCCGGCATACGGCCTGAACGCCAGGCCATCTCCGCGCTGGCGGTTCTCGACAAGCGTGACAAACTGGTTTTGCTTGGCGAACCCGGCAGCGGCAAATCCACCTTTGCGCAGTTTGTCATCAGCTGCATCTGCGGCCAGATGCTGGGAAATGAGCAGATCAACCTGGAGCTGTTGACCGCGCCGGTTCCCGATGAGAAGGGTGAAGATCAGAAGGAGAGACAACCCTGGGACAGCCGGCACACCTTGTTGCCGGTGCGCGTCATCCTGCGCGACCTGATCACCGCCCGGGCGCTGCCTCGCGATCAGAAACTCACGCCGGATCATCTTTTTGCTTTCCTGCGCAGCAATCTCGAAAAAGCCAATCTGGCGGATTACGTTGAGGAGTTGGAGGAGGAACTGCGCACCGAGGGCGGTTATCTCTTTTTCGATGGTCTCGACGAAGTACCCGAAGCCGATGCCCGGCGGCTGCAGATCAAAAAGCTGGTCGAACAAATGGTCACCGCCTATCCCCGCTGCCGTTTCCTGATCACCAGCCGGACCTATGCCTACAAGAATCAGGACTGGAAAATGGACGGTTTTGCCGAAGCGGCTCTGGCGCCCTTCCATCGCGGCCAGATCGTCCGCTTTGTGCAGCGCTGGTATCAGCATGTCGCCATTATACAGCACAAATCGCCGGAGGAGACGGCCGGTCGCGCTGCAGCCCTGCTACAGGCCATCTTCAGCGTTTCGCGCATCGAGGAGCTGGCGCAGCGGCCGCTGCTCCTTACTCTGATCGCCAGCCTGCACGCCTGGCATGGCGGCGAACTGCCCGAAAAAAGGGAACGGCTCTACGCCAACACCATCGATCTTCTGCTCGACCTGTGGGAAAAGCAGCGCGCTCAAAGAGACGAGCAGGGTCGTTACACCGCTTCAGAACCGGCGCTGGCGGAATATCTCAAAACCGATAAATCCAGAATCCGTAGCCTGTTGGAAAAACTGGCCTTCCAGGCTCATGCCGCCGAAATTGATCATTCCGGCACGGCGGATATCCCGGAAGCGGATCTGCTCGCCGGGTTGAAGACCATCAGCGAAGAAAAGGACTGGAATATAACCCTGTTGATCAAGTTTTTGCAGAATCGCGCCGGCATCCTCATCCCGCGCGCACCGGGCGTCTATTCCTTTCCGCACCGTTCGATCCAGGAGTACCTCGCCGCATGCTGGCTCACCGGGGGGGAGGTTCAATATCCCGGTACGCTGGTCGGACTTTCCACAGCGGATCCGGATCGCTGGCGCGAGGTGCTGCTGCTGGCCGCAGCCAAGGTGAAGACAGGCCAGGGAGATGCCGACTGGGAACTGGCCGCAGCCCTCTGTCCCCGGCCTGTTGCGGATGATGCAGAAAGTGCACAGCTATGGGGCGCTCATCTGGCCGGGCTGGTGCTGCGGGAAACCCGGCAGGGGGAGATGGTAAAGAGGTGGCACGAGGAGAGGCGCGACCGCATCCGCGATGCCGGCTTGCTGCTCATCCGGCGGCAGGATTTCCCTGCCCGCGAGCGCGCTCTGGCCGGCCTGACGCTGGCCGGCTTGGGCGACCCGCGGCCGGAAGTGGGGGATGTCGATGCGATGCAGTTCTGCCTGGTGCCCGGCGGGCCGTTTAAAATGGGCGGAGATCGGTATGATGATGAGAAGCCAATCCATACATGCGTATTGCTTGACAAGGAGTATTGGCTGGCGCGCTATCCGGTCACAGTGGCGCAATTCCGCAGGTTCGTCGAGAGCAATCACCATTTTAAGTTGAGCGATTCACGCTGCTTGTCGGACCCTGCCAATCATCCGGTGAGCTGGGTCAGCTGGCATGAGGCCCTGGCTTTCTGCCGCTGGCTGGAGGCGCGCTGGCGGAAGGAAAAGTGGCTTCCCGATGATCTGCAGGTCACGCTGCCCTCGGAGGCGGAATGGGAGAAGGCCGCGCGCGGCGGACTGGAAATTCCGTCTGCACTGGATCGCCGTATATGCACCATTGCCCATCTGGACCCCAGAAAGCCACCACTTGAAAAGAACCTGCTGCAGGGGCGCGAATATCCCTGGGGGATGGAGCCGGATCCGGAACGGGCGAATTATGATAATACTGGAATCAATACTACCAGCGCGGTGGGCTGTTTTCCGGGAGGCACATGCCCTTATGGCTGCGAGGAGATGAGCGGCAATGTCTGGGAGTGGACAAGATCGCTAAATGAATCTTATCCCTACCAACCCGGAGATGGCCGGGAGGATTTGCAAAGCGATCGGGCCCGTGTGTTGCGCGGCGGCTCGTGGGACGATGATCGGACCTACGTGCGCTGCGCCCTCCGCTTCGGGTTCAATCCCGGAGACGGGGCCGACAATATCGGTTTTCGGGTTGTTCTGTCCCCACGTTCTTGATTTTCTGAACTCTGATTTCTCTGAACTCTGGACCGAATTTTTAGGGTATTTTTTATGCAGCAGATGCCGATTTTCAGCCGGACTTTTGATCTGTTGACCTGGCTTTTGCCGGCGACCAATAATTTCCCCAGATCACAGCGCCATGCCTTCACCCACCGCATACTGAATGCCGCCTTTGACCTGCGCGAGCGGCTGGAGGAGGCCAATTTCCGTACCGGATCCGCCCGCCGGCAGAAGCTCATCG carries:
- a CDS encoding ADP-ribosylglycohydrolase family protein, translating into MPLDVLQKRIKGCLVGVAAGDAMGMPSSMMSPETIQNTFGHIDTFLPAPPGHLLHHGMAAATVTDDTQQTLLIADSIIAKGDIYPEDIAQRLIRWGEEIRAFDSMAVGPSSLRALYAIKSGKSIYEAGRAGDTNGAVMRIAPVGLLGFGNRDKTLDLVRRVCIPTHNTNIAIAGAAAVAMAIGLALQGEQDVETLIKSSIEIIEPAMKLGNIWYSASIHDRANLALDIVTRAQDRAEAMSRLYRVIGAGVQISETVPTCLALTRLVDGDPVQGVIAAANLGGDCDTIGAITGGICGAIKGIDAFPDDWVEQLSGTNNIDFDWYTGQLYHLITGKE
- a CDS encoding TonB-dependent receptor yields the protein MIRKSFCLWFGILIMVAILSNAQSQDAKEKEKSTSEVALTKEDFIKNNCENVGDALQTISGVYINAEGEISLRDVSASKVVVIMDGQRLNTPGSTSVNIASLPIQNVEKIELLRGGRSAQYGADAVGGVILITTKGQEESQKALNLSAKGSFGSYNRQIYNVTESYGKKNLNSFVSYQRETWDGNFTYDDYYGVRQTLINNKQSSHNIFGKVGYSLDQNQQLSTSANWYYADNGTPGMIDNLTPKARLRLDNRSYNLTYDNKKTFKDFSLKAQSYYLDLETKFDNPDAFGGAVHSDHNNYALGLELSQSGSLGANLSLDYGYSFRNDRIRSTDVGKKQRNTNSGHIALTGHTELPGWLYLTALEASIAARYDAPTDFRSATSPRFSASLSHKGEVAVSLTGHVAQSYKAPSFNDLYWPQDAFAVGNPDLVPEDGFNYDIGISSNYKALSLAANYFRNDINNLILWEQDPALNNLWTPKNISKSNTYGIETSMNLDLWNRMISLNSEYTYMKALDKGPDPSRHNRYIIYRPKNKLDLTGTLRLWKMEWNTIYHYKGLRFTNAANTNWLPAYHTIDTNLTYKFGFSNLQWVTIFEMSNLTDESFMQVLGTAEPGRMFKISLGANF
- a CDS encoding TonB-dependent receptor plug domain-containing protein, whose product is MKIRIIPILFVLFFVLPAVVSAGTGQIKGTVCNEATNEPLPAANVYLKNTHVGCVTDKQGGFLIDQIPAGEYILVVEYVGYLDDSRTVRVNDGTTLALQIKLKPTLYHFNDPITVTATRGVSLASEVPASVNIVNAKEMEARLSSNAAEALQSTQGITIKDYGGLAGMKTVSLRGSSSEQVLVLLDGQRINNPQTGQVDLGQIPLEGIKQIEVVRGGNSALYGADAVGGVINLITDDGSHSKPGASGSVKMTGASFQTYGVESFFKYLYNQWQVQSSIDILSSKGDFPYQDNYGVSRTRKNADVFSKDFYAKVVRNFGRVESNRKLDLSFKWYDAERGAPGTIEPYYYHARQWDSNRLFNLLFTSKVFNYLNDLRIQTYYYDNWNKYKNDESLTPIRSEFRAKTAGSELQMESILKTYCSLTYGLGFRIDYMTDYEAGTDRQRLNYYLFLLNQSTFRIDRRWLKSVVLVPSLRYDNNSDYSDNFSPKAGVVINIGENWKTSIKGNIGYSYRAPTFNDLYWPEDAWTKGNSALKPEHGYDWDSGLRLQIPLLNGISLESTYFQNRMVDLIIWAQNDQALWMPDNVDRSLIRGVENSISFSPVKRYWQLGGNYTYLDARNLSGNALEKNKLLVYRPKHTLNLFSDFTLDAFSVNYQFQFISRRFADKTNYWENSLEPYTLSTVGCSYNWRIDHLGLNTSLQVRNLFNTDYRTIKNMPMPGREYRFSAKLIINQ